Part of the Candidatus Methylomirabilota bacterium genome, CCGGAGGTGGCCAAGCGCAAGGCCACCGAGCTGATCGAGGTGGAGAAGGCCGCGTTCCTGGTCGGGGCCATCGTGGGCTTCGAGGGCATCGCGATGGCGGAGGTCGGCTGCAAGAACGACGTGATCGTGAGCTTCTTCGGCCAGAACTTCCTGACCGTCAAGGGCAAGATGTGCAAGTACCAGTTCGGCAACAACCTCACGCCGTACCAGACCGCGGCCGCCGCCGCCCACTTCGTGGACGCCCAGAAGATGGGCAAGAAGTGGCACATGCTCGCCAACAACTACTCGTGGCCGCAGATGTTCGAGCGCGCCTACTCCCTGGTCGCCAAGCAGGTCGGCGCGGACTGGACCGGCGTGACGTGGGCCCCGCTCGGCACCCGCGACTTCCTGCCCTTCCTGCCCAAGGTGGCCGCGGCCAAGGCCGACGTGGTCTTCATCACCACCTGGGCCGCCGACCAGGTCGCGTGCGCCAAGCAGGTGCAGGAGTTCGGGCTCGCCAAGCAGGCCCGCGTGATCCACTCGATCACCGAGCTGACGTTCGCGGAGGCGGCGGGCGCCGGCGTGTACGACGGCTTCTACTCGGGGATGCCGTGGTACTGGCAGCTCAAGGACAAGTACCCGGCGGCCAGGCGCTACTACGACCGGCACATGGCCCTGCGCAAGCGCGCGCCCGGCGGCTACACCGCGTCCACCTACTCCACGGTGCGCCTCCTGCTCGAGACCGCCAACGACGTGAAGTCGCTCGAGACCGACAAGGTCACCCGCGCGCTCGAGGGGCGAAAGTTCCAGCACCTGAAAGGCCCCGAGCAGATCCGGGCGTGCGACCACGTGAACATGCAGGAGGTGTTCCTCTGCAAGGGCAAGCCAGCCGTCGCGATGAAGGACCAGTGGGACTTCTTCG contains:
- a CDS encoding ABC transporter substrate-binding protein, which codes for MSAITRRTLLKSIAGAGAATAVSGFPFVNRQALGQQAIKVGVVVPMTGPMALEAQEMLAATQIAVEDVNAAGGVMGRKVETVIRDSEFKPEVAKRKATELIEVEKAAFLVGAIVGFEGIAMAEVGCKNDVIVSFFGQNFLTVKGKMCKYQFGNNLTPYQTAAAAAHFVDAQKMGKKWHMLANNYSWPQMFERAYSLVAKQVGADWTGVTWAPLGTRDFLPFLPKVAAAKADVVFITTWAADQVACAKQVQEFGLAKQARVIHSITELTFAEAAGAGVYDGFYSGMPWYWQLKDKYPAARRYYDRHMALRKRAPGGYTASTYSTVRLLLETANDVKSLETDKVTRALEGRKFQHLKGPEQIRACDHVNMQEVFLCKGKPAVAMKDQWDFFEIVQSVSGETTSESCEGEGFDPKKPLSQQI